The genomic stretch GAGTGACACAGCTGAATCAACAGATCATGATAGTATCTGTTGTATACATTTACAAACCACTGATAATGGTGTTGCTTACTGAAGAGGAAATCCTGAAGTATTGTACACACTATACAGACACCACAACTTATTTTTGTGGTTGCTTTGGAATTCTAAAAATGAatagacacagagacacatagaCACATGAATAGCTCGTAGCTCTGTCAGAAAATAATTTGCATGTCAAATACTGTGCTGAAACAACACTGAGAGTAGCACTGTACTTGTGCGTACTTGACTTCTGTATGAGTCATTGTTGTGGGTTTGAAGTATGGAGTGAATTTTAGTTTGGCCATGGTGCACCACTGTTTTGAGGGCTAATGAACTGACTAAATTTTACAGTTTGACAGCTGTATCTCACTAATCAGGTCAtatgtgttcatttttaatctGCATGCTGCAGGGGAGCGCATCCTGGGCTGCCCAGAGGAGCCATGCTATCTCTGGTTCGTCATGGAGTTTTGTGAGGGCGGGGACCTCAACCAGTACATCTTGTCCCGCCGGCCCGACCCCCAGACCAACAGGAGCTTTATGCGCCAGTTGACGAGTGCTGTAGCTTTCCTGCACAAGAACAACATCGTCCATCGTGATCTGAAGCCAGACAACATTCTGATCTCACAGAAATCTGGTTCACCTGTTCTCAAAGTGGCCGACTTTGGACTCAGTAAAGTTTGTGCTGGCCTAAACTCCAAGAACAGTGAAGACCTCCCTGTGTTGGGAGCGGGTGGCAAAGGCAGCAACCAGAACAACATCGTCAATATAAACAAGTTCTGGTTGTCGTCAGCATGTGGCTCGGACTTCTACATGGCCCCTGAGGTGTGGGAGGGCCACTACACAGCCAAGGCTGACATCTTTGCCCTGGGCATCATCATCTGGGCAATGGTCGAGCGGATCACTTTCATCGACGCAGAGTCCAAGCGTGAACTTCTGGGCACCTACATACGCCAGGGCACAGAGATTGTACCTGTCGGGGAGGCTCTGCTGGAGAACCCCAAAATGGTTCTCCATATCCCTCAGAAGGCCAGGAGCTCCATGTCTGAGGGGGTGAAGAAACTCCTTCAGG from Pagrus major chromosome 7, Pma_NU_1.0 encodes the following:
- the stk35 gene encoding serine/threonine-protein kinase 35; protein product: MLTFNKKEVMDICDGKKRRKVSGGMRGCRRSVAAGKMKRDLTLGRILRSRTVEDNNHTEPMEEEEDDDDCFSISFLRNDRLEPAVVVSPRYSLLREVGRGSYGVVYEAIARKTGARVAVKRLQCDAPENVELALAEFWALTSLENRHQNVVQLEECVMQRNGLAQKMSHGNKRSKQYLRLVETSLKGERILGCPEEPCYLWFVMEFCEGGDLNQYILSRRPDPQTNRSFMRQLTSAVAFLHKNNIVHRDLKPDNILISQKSGSPVLKVADFGLSKVCAGLNSKNSEDLPVLGAGGKGSNQNNIVNINKFWLSSACGSDFYMAPEVWEGHYTAKADIFALGIIIWAMVERITFIDAESKRELLGTYIRQGTEIVPVGEALLENPKMVLHIPQKARSSMSEGVKKLLQDMLAVNPQDRPDAFQLEVRMDQVTCAA